Genomic DNA from Corynebacterium diphtheriae:
TCACGCCGTGATCATGTACATCATCTGGGCGTTCGTAATCATTCACGTCTACCTAGCTGTGCGTGCCGACGCCCTCGAACGCCATGGAGGTGTCTCCTCTATGTTCAACGGTGCCGTATGGATGCGTCGAGGTGCGCGCCCAGTCGACGCCCCAGAGATCGGATAACGAAAACAGCGTGATCACAGTAATCGGAGTAGGAAACCCAGTCATGGGAGACGACGGCGCAGACCTCGCAGTTTTGCGCCGTCTCCAAGGCATTACCAATGACCTTGACTGGGTTCCGCGACTATCCACATCCGACCCCGCCGCCCCCAACTACATCGACGGCGGCACCTCCGGCATGGAATTGCTCCCCATAGTCCAAGACGCAGACAAACTTCTGCTTCTCGACGCCGTCACAGGTCCAGGCGCGCCAGGCGATGTTGTTCGCCTCCACGGCGACCAGATCCCACGTCTGCTGAGCTCACGGCTATCCCCACACCAAGTAGGTCTGCTCGACCTGCTTTCTGCAGCACGCCTTCTTGGCCGTGAACCCAACGAGGTAGCAGTAGTGGGAATCGTCGTCGAGCACTGCGACCTTCACGTAGGCCTCAGCCAAGCAGTAACAGACGCTATCGAAACCGCCACCGACGCAGCCCGAGACGTCATCGCTGAATGGCAACGTCTCGAAGCCGCCCACGCGAATTAAGGTTCTTCGTCCTTGGGATCTTCAATATCCACCCAAGCAATCTCAAACTCCCGCCCCGACCGCAAATCAGCCGTCGGGGTTCCACACACCGGACAACACAACGCAAAAAACTCATCGATTTCCACCTCACCATCACACTGCGGACACCACACCGATGCGGGAATAAAATCAATGAGAAGCTCAGCACCATCGCATGCACTGCCACTCGAAGCGATCGGCCACGCGCCTTCCAAGGCCTCCGGAATCGCCCCCAAACGCGCGCCGACGCGTAGCGCTATCCGAAGGACTCGTCGATTCTTTCCGGAAGGAATCGACGATTCCGTCGCAGACACCACACCAGATAACAGTCCAAGTTCATGCATATAACCATTATGAGGAGCTATAACCAGTGAGTACAACACTGCGCTTGGATCAGTTCGTTGATCCCTTCGAAGCCAAGGTGGTGTACACCGATTCGGGTGCATACTTTGATCTTTCTGGCTTGCCGCGTCTCGACCCCATGCTCGTCGGTCGTAACGTTGCTGAAGTACCAGACATCGTCAAACGACTCTGCGGACTATGCCCAGTCGCTCATCACCTCGCGGGGGTACGAGCACTCGACGCCCTCTGTGGCGTAGAAGTTCCCCAATCCGCACAACTTGTTCGATTGCTGCTTCACCACGGGTCGATTCTTTATGCTTCCCCCGATATGGACATCAAGCGCCTTGGCAAGGCAGTAATGGCTGCTGCAGGTTCGCCTGGCCATTTCCCTGACGTTGCGATCCCCGGTGGTGTGCGTGCACTTCCAGATCCGCAGGCACTCGCAGAGCTGCGCCTACCGGAAAATTACGAGGAGTCATTTGAACCAGTTCCTTACGACGGTTTCGACATGATGCTCACCAGTCATGGAACCCTCGACCCCCTTGGCGATCATGTCACCGCTCGTTCTGGTGAAGAACGCATCACCTTTGATCTGCAAACCTGGGCTGACCATGTAGCAGAATCACGCCCTGGCGATCCTGCGCCTCGACCACTGGTCCATGGTCATCCTTATCGCGTAGGCCCCTACGCTCACGGAGAAGCGATGGTGCCGCGGTCACTGGCTGAGATCCGACGCATCATCGCCGATCCGCGGTTGTGCGAAGGAGAATTCCGGAAAGAATCGTC
This window encodes:
- a CDS encoding nickel-dependent hydrogenase large subunit, translated to MSTTLRLDQFVDPFEAKVVYTDSGAYFDLSGLPRLDPMLVGRNVAEVPDIVKRLCGLCPVAHHLAGVRALDALCGVEVPQSAQLVRLLLHHGSILYASPDMDIKRLGKAVMAAAGSPGHFPDVAIPGGVRALPDPQALAELRLPENYEESFEPVPYDGFDMMLTSHGTLDPLGDHVTARSGEERITFDLQTWADHVAESRPGDPAPRPLVHGHPYRVGPYAHGEAMVPRSLAEIRRIIADPRLCEGEFRKESSILSGIGVGAVEGPRGLLVHRYVANEDGVLVDCQILTPTAQNEAWLASMLEASLQQDSDRGVELSVENSIRTANPCLPCSSAPEGHMGVVIEKGN
- a CDS encoding hydrogenase maturation nickel metallochaperone HypA; this encodes MHELGLLSGVVSATESSIPSGKNRRVLRIALRVGARLGAIPEALEGAWPIASSGSACDGAELLIDFIPASVWCPQCDGEVEIDEFFALCCPVCGTPTADLRSGREFEIAWVDIEDPKDEEP
- a CDS encoding HyaD/HybD family hydrogenase maturation endopeptidase, coding for MITVIGVGNPVMGDDGADLAVLRRLQGITNDLDWVPRLSTSDPAAPNYIDGGTSGMELLPIVQDADKLLLLDAVTGPGAPGDVVRLHGDQIPRLLSSRLSPHQVGLLDLLSAARLLGREPNEVAVVGIVVEHCDLHVGLSQAVTDAIETATDAARDVIAEWQRLEAAHAN